The following proteins are encoded in a genomic region of Ornithinibacillus sp. 4-3:
- a CDS encoding M42 family metallopeptidase: MFKKDETVSFLKDLLLINSPSGYTKQAVQFLRETIEGFGYDTITTPKGNLIVHVDGKDQSQTRALSGHVDTLGLMVRSINSDGTLMLTKLGGPITQTLDGEYCDIITRDDKVYTGTILSKSPSNHVFKDAAKKDREIDNLIVKIDECVKSKEDVQKLGIQNGDFVAYDPKVVITDSGFVKSRFLDDKASVAILVSVLKALKEEGIVPATNLKFIFTTYEEVGHGASWIPEDITEMLAVDMGCIGLDLDCTEFDVSICAKDSSGPYDRDLTTTLINHAKDQKLNYAVDIYPMYASDATAALRGGANIKAALIGPGVANSHGMERTHMDALENTFKLITAYIQN, encoded by the coding sequence ATGTTTAAAAAAGACGAAACTGTTTCATTTTTAAAAGATTTACTTTTAATTAATAGTCCATCAGGCTATACAAAGCAGGCAGTACAATTTTTAAGAGAAACAATTGAAGGCTTTGGTTACGATACAATCACAACACCTAAAGGGAATCTGATTGTTCATGTTGATGGTAAAGACCAATCTCAGACTCGTGCTTTAAGCGGGCATGTAGACACATTAGGTTTAATGGTTCGCTCGATCAATAGTGATGGAACATTAATGCTTACGAAATTAGGTGGTCCAATAACACAGACACTTGATGGAGAGTACTGTGACATTATTACACGTGATGACAAGGTGTATACGGGAACGATTTTATCAAAATCACCATCTAATCATGTTTTTAAAGATGCTGCAAAAAAGGATCGTGAGATTGATAATCTGATCGTGAAGATTGATGAGTGTGTGAAGAGTAAAGAAGATGTTCAGAAGCTTGGTATTCAAAATGGAGATTTCGTTGCTTATGATCCGAAGGTAGTGATTACGGATTCAGGATTTGTGAAATCTAGATTTTTAGATGACAAAGCATCTGTCGCAATTTTAGTAAGTGTTTTAAAAGCGCTTAAAGAAGAAGGAATTGTTCCTGCGACAAACTTGAAATTCATCTTTACAACTTATGAAGAGGTTGGTCATGGGGCGTCATGGATTCCTGAAGATATTACAGAGATGCTTGCAGTGGATATGGGATGTATCGGTCTTGATCTAGATTGTACGGAATTTGATGTATCCATCTGTGCAAAAGATTCTTCCGGCCCATATGACCGTGATTTAACAACGACTTTAATAAATCATGCGAAGGATCAAAAACTCAACTATGCGGTCGATATTTATCCGATGTATGCAAGTGATGCAACTGCTGCATTACGTGGTGGGGCAAATATTAAGGCAGCACTAATCGGTCCAGGTGTTGCAAATAGTCACGGAATGGAACGTACACATATGGATGCGCTTGAGAATACATTTAAGTTAATTACAGCATATATTCAAAACTAA